The Nocardioides salarius genome includes a region encoding these proteins:
- the lipA gene encoding lipoyl synthase: MTQAPAPEGRKLLRLEVRNAETPIERKPEWIKTRAKMGPAYKELQSLVKGEGLHTVCQEAGCPNIFECWEDREATFLIGGDQCTRRCDFCQIDTGKPQPLDRDEPRRVAESVQKMQLRYATITGVARDDLPDGGAWLYAETVKVIHELNPDTGVENLIPDFNGKPDLLQEVFESRPEVLAHNVETVPRIFKRIRPAFRYERSLDVITQARDFGLVTKSNLILGMGETREEVSQALRDLHEAGCELITITQYLRPSARHHPVERWVKPEEFVELKDEADEIGFSGVMSGPLVRSSYRAGRLYRQAMEAREGAAV; the protein is encoded by the coding sequence GTGACACAGGCACCTGCACCCGAAGGCCGCAAGCTCCTCCGACTCGAGGTCCGCAACGCCGAGACCCCCATCGAGCGCAAGCCGGAGTGGATCAAGACCCGCGCCAAGATGGGCCCGGCCTACAAGGAGCTGCAGAGTCTCGTCAAGGGCGAGGGCCTGCACACCGTGTGCCAGGAGGCCGGCTGCCCCAACATCTTCGAGTGCTGGGAGGACCGCGAGGCCACCTTCCTCATCGGCGGCGACCAGTGCACGCGGCGCTGCGACTTCTGCCAGATCGACACCGGCAAGCCGCAGCCCCTCGACCGCGACGAGCCGCGCCGGGTCGCCGAGTCGGTGCAGAAGATGCAGCTGCGCTACGCCACGATCACCGGCGTCGCCCGCGACGACCTGCCCGACGGCGGTGCCTGGCTCTACGCCGAGACCGTCAAGGTGATCCACGAGCTCAACCCCGACACCGGCGTCGAGAACCTGATCCCCGACTTCAACGGCAAGCCCGACCTCCTGCAGGAGGTCTTCGAGAGCCGTCCCGAGGTGCTGGCCCACAACGTCGAGACCGTGCCGCGGATCTTCAAGCGGATCCGTCCCGCGTTCCGCTACGAGCGCTCCCTCGACGTCATCACCCAGGCCCGCGACTTCGGCCTGGTCACCAAGTCGAACCTGATCCTGGGCATGGGCGAGACCCGCGAGGAGGTCAGCCAGGCCCTGCGCGACCTGCACGAGGCCGGCTGCGAGCTGATCACGATCACCCAGTACCTGCGCCCCTCCGCGCGCCACCACCCCGTCGAGCGGTGGGTCAAGCCCGAGGAGTTCGTGGAGCTGAAGGACGAGGCCGACGAGATCGGGTTCTCCGGGGTGATGTCCGGACCGCTGGTCCGTTCGTCGTACCGGGCCGGACGGCTGTACCGTCAGGCGATGGAGGCGCGAGAGGGCGCCGCCGTCTGA
- a CDS encoding DUF4191 domain-containing protein: MAKQTDASSMNRRQQFAETYRITKRTDPRIGLWLLLTFLVTGVLGFLIFKILPGSGAIEWVLSVVGGIMFGTLGALILFSRRAQASAYSQMEGQPGAAAASLNMLKRGWHTENAVAFNRQQDVVHRVVGPPGIILVGEGNGSRLRALMAGERRKHERVVSETPVHEIVVGREEGQVPLPQLMKKLRKMKREVRPADITDIRNRLKALDASRPAVPLPKGPVPTSMKGMRQNMRGR, from the coding sequence ATGGCCAAGCAGACCGACGCGTCGTCGATGAACCGCCGCCAGCAGTTCGCCGAGACCTACCGGATCACCAAGAGGACCGACCCGCGCATCGGGCTGTGGCTCCTGCTGACGTTCCTCGTCACCGGTGTCCTGGGCTTCCTCATCTTCAAGATCCTGCCCGGCAGCGGCGCGATCGAGTGGGTGCTCTCGGTCGTCGGCGGCATCATGTTCGGCACCCTGGGTGCGCTGATCCTCTTCAGCCGCCGCGCGCAGGCCTCGGCCTACAGCCAGATGGAGGGCCAGCCCGGCGCCGCCGCCGCCTCGCTCAACATGCTCAAGCGCGGCTGGCACACCGAGAACGCCGTCGCCTTCAACCGCCAGCAGGACGTCGTGCACCGGGTGGTGGGCCCTCCGGGCATCATCCTGGTCGGCGAGGGCAACGGCTCGCGGCTGCGCGCGCTGATGGCCGGTGAGCGCCGCAAGCACGAGCGGGTCGTCTCCGAGACGCCGGTGCACGAGATCGTCGTGGGCCGCGAGGAGGGTCAGGTGCCGCTCCCGCAGCTGATGAAGAAGCTGCGCAAGATGAAGCGCGAGGTCCGCCCCGCCGACATCACCGACATCCGCAACCGGCTCAAGGCGCTCGACGCCAGCCGCCCCGCGGTGCCGCTGCCCAAGGGCCCGGTGCCGACCAGCATGAAGGGCATGCGCCAGAACATGCGCGGGCGCTGA
- a CDS encoding LppX_LprAFG lipoprotein, translating to MKRTPTWRRTAVAAVLPLALTGLAACGGEESAEDTSSASAQLEEQGDEDGEEAGGLEAGDPVPDDDFVALMAASFEDATTARTTMTSETAGTTISAEGVVDYTGKTPAMRMTMESAELGDEPIEMILVDNVMYMQVPDLGGKYLSMDLDEPGNPLGPMMTDSMDPSKQAEMMRAGLESVTFVGEEDVDGESLEHYSATLDPSAALEGMQGMEGVPKSMMPEQMQSDTWFDDDGRVRRMVIDMGELGSTEMSMDDWGADVDIEAPPAGQVTTMDDMMGSMSQMS from the coding sequence ATGAAGCGCACCCCGACCTGGCGGCGTACGGCCGTCGCCGCCGTCCTGCCCCTCGCCCTGACCGGCCTGGCCGCCTGCGGGGGTGAGGAGAGCGCCGAGGACACCAGCAGCGCCTCCGCCCAGCTGGAGGAGCAGGGCGACGAGGACGGCGAGGAGGCCGGCGGCCTCGAGGCCGGCGACCCGGTCCCCGACGACGACTTCGTGGCCCTGATGGCTGCCTCGTTCGAGGACGCGACGACGGCCCGCACGACGATGACCTCCGAGACGGCGGGGACGACCATCAGCGCCGAGGGCGTCGTCGACTACACCGGGAAGACGCCCGCGATGCGGATGACGATGGAGTCCGCGGAGCTCGGTGACGAGCCGATCGAGATGATCCTGGTCGACAACGTGATGTACATGCAGGTGCCCGACCTGGGCGGCAAGTACCTGTCGATGGATCTCGACGAGCCGGGCAACCCGCTGGGCCCGATGATGACCGACTCGATGGACCCCTCGAAGCAGGCCGAGATGATGCGCGCCGGCCTCGAGAGCGTCACGTTCGTCGGCGAGGAGGACGTCGACGGCGAGTCGCTGGAGCACTACTCCGCCACGCTCGACCCGAGCGCCGCGCTCGAGGGGATGCAGGGCATGGAGGGCGTCCCGAAGTCGATGATGCCCGAGCAGATGCAGTCCGACACCTGGTTCGACGACGACGGCCGGGTGCGCCGCATGGTCATCGACATGGGCGAGCTCGGCTCGACCGAGATGAGCATGGACGACTGGGGTGCCGACGTCGACATCGAGGCACCGCCCGCCGGCCAGGTCACCACGATGGACGACATGATGGGCTCGATGAGCCAGATGAGCTGA
- a CDS encoding RDD family protein: protein MSNPSATSVETASWTRRILALVVDWAACTLAVSLFTPVYGATADPASGFYVLGLFVVESALFTALLGGSFGKVVTRLRVVRANGDPRPPALLPALARQLLVALAVPPLVFRPDGRGLHDIAAGTCTVTVETFRRLAGR from the coding sequence GTGAGCAACCCCAGCGCGACGAGCGTCGAGACCGCCTCCTGGACCCGCCGGATCCTCGCCCTGGTCGTCGACTGGGCCGCCTGCACCCTGGCGGTGAGCCTGTTCACCCCCGTGTACGGCGCCACCGCGGACCCCGCCTCGGGCTTCTACGTGCTGGGCCTCTTCGTGGTCGAGTCGGCGCTGTTCACCGCGCTGCTCGGCGGTTCCTTCGGCAAGGTCGTGACCCGCCTGCGCGTGGTGCGCGCGAACGGCGACCCGCGCCCGCCGGCCCTGCTGCCGGCCCTGGCCCGCCAGCTGCTGGTGGCCCTGGCCGTCCCCCCGCTGGTCTTCCGCCCCGACGGCCGGGGGCTGCACGACATCGCCGCCGGCACCTGCACCGTCACGGTCGAGACGTTTCGCCGGCTTGCCGGCAGGTGA
- the glnA gene encoding type I glutamate--ammonia ligase: MFQNSEELLKYIKDEGVEMVDVRFCDLPGVMQHFTVPVSSFDQSVFDDGLNFDGSSIRGFQAIHESDMSLFPDPTTAYIDPFRAAKTLVVNFFIHDPISGEAYSRDPRNIARKAMAYLATTGVGDQAFFAPEAEFYVFDNVRFETKANAGFYEINSSAGAWNTGDAFENDNRGYKVKYKGGYFPVAPTDHFGELRDEMVIELERAGLQVERAHHEVGTAGQAEINYRFDELLKAADDVMKFKYIIKNTAWRNGKTATFMPKPIFGDNGSGMHVHQSIWSEGAPLFYDETGYGGLSDMARYYIGGMLKHAPSLLAFTNPTVNSYHRLVPGFEAPISLVYSQRNRSACVRIPITGSNPKAKRVEFRCPDPSANPYLAFSALLLAGLDGIKNKIEPPAPVDKDIYELPPDEMADIDQVPTSLNAVLDSLEADHEFLTAGNVFTPDLIETWIDYKRTNEIAPVQARPHPHEFELYYDI; this comes from the coding sequence ATGTTCCAGAACAGCGAGGAGCTGCTCAAGTACATCAAGGACGAGGGCGTCGAGATGGTCGACGTGCGCTTCTGCGACCTGCCCGGTGTCATGCAGCACTTCACGGTCCCGGTGTCCTCGTTCGACCAGTCGGTCTTCGACGACGGCCTGAACTTCGACGGCTCGTCCATCCGCGGCTTCCAGGCCATCCACGAGTCCGACATGTCGCTGTTCCCGGACCCGACCACGGCCTACATCGACCCCTTCCGGGCCGCGAAGACCCTGGTGGTCAACTTCTTCATCCACGACCCGATCTCGGGCGAGGCCTACTCGCGCGACCCGCGCAACATCGCCCGCAAGGCGATGGCCTACCTGGCCACCACCGGTGTCGGTGACCAGGCGTTCTTCGCCCCCGAGGCGGAGTTCTACGTCTTCGACAACGTGCGCTTCGAGACCAAGGCCAACGCCGGGTTCTACGAGATCAACTCCTCGGCGGGCGCCTGGAACACCGGTGACGCGTTCGAGAACGACAACCGTGGCTACAAGGTCAAGTACAAGGGTGGCTACTTCCCCGTCGCCCCCACCGACCACTTCGGCGAGCTGCGCGACGAGATGGTCATCGAGCTCGAGCGGGCCGGCCTGCAGGTCGAGCGCGCTCACCACGAGGTCGGCACCGCCGGCCAGGCGGAGATCAACTACCGCTTCGACGAGCTGCTCAAGGCCGCCGACGACGTGATGAAGTTCAAGTACATCATCAAGAACACTGCCTGGCGCAACGGCAAGACCGCGACCTTCATGCCCAAGCCGATCTTCGGTGACAACGGCTCGGGCATGCACGTGCACCAGTCGATCTGGAGCGAGGGCGCGCCCCTGTTCTACGACGAGACCGGGTACGGCGGCCTGTCCGACATGGCGCGCTACTACATCGGCGGCATGCTCAAGCACGCCCCGTCGCTGCTGGCCTTCACCAACCCGACGGTGAACTCCTACCACCGCCTGGTGCCCGGCTTCGAGGCCCCGATCTCGCTGGTCTACTCCCAGCGCAACCGGTCGGCCTGCGTGCGGATCCCGATCACCGGCTCGAACCCGAAGGCCAAGCGCGTCGAGTTCCGCTGCCCCGACCCGTCGGCGAACCCCTACCTCGCCTTCTCGGCGCTGCTGCTCGCCGGCCTCGACGGCATCAAGAACAAGATCGAGCCGCCCGCCCCGGTCGACAAGGACATCTACGAGCTCCCGCCGGACGAGATGGCCGACATCGACCAGGTCCCGACCTCGCTCAACGCCGTCCTCGACTCCCTCGAGGCGGACCACGAGTTCCTGACGGCCGGCAACGTCTTCACGCCCGACCTGATCGAGACCTGGATCGACTACAAGCGCACCAACGAGATCGCGCCGGTGCAGGCCCGCCCGCACCCGCACGAGTTCGAGCTGTACTACGACATCTGA